In Callospermophilus lateralis isolate mCalLat2 chromosome 19, mCalLat2.hap1, whole genome shotgun sequence, the following are encoded in one genomic region:
- the Znf200 gene encoding zinc finger protein 200 codes for MMTAKVVPISPKPKQSFILRVPPDSKLGQDLLQDATSGPKTIHQLVLEHFLTFLPKPSLVQPSEKVKETLVIMKDVSSSLQNRVQPRPLVKLLPREGVQQKQETVSLCFKADSEELVVFEDLNVFHSQEECVSMDPAQQPTSEKDSVGEMMLLTNDSPTSEDLQKGNCREKSLDGDGVDCSLVSEQPPGIQEEILNTSIPQQRKMRNLLVTIENDTPLEELSKFVDINVIALTRSRRTRRWYTCPLCGKQFNESSYLISHQRTHTGEKPYDCSHCGKSFNHKTNLNKHERIHTGEKPYSCSQCGKNFRQNSHRSRHEGIHVREKVFKCPECGKTFPKNEEFVFHLQSHETERPYGCKKCGRRFGRLSNCTRHERTHSACKIRKQK; via the exons ATGATGACTGCAAAAGTGGTTCCCATATCCCCAAAGCCAAAGCAGTCCTTTATACTGAGAGTTCCTCCAGACTCCAAGCTGGGCCAAGATCTCCTTCAAGATGCCACTAGTGGGCCCAAGACCATCCACCAGCTGGTGCTGGAGCACTTCCTTACCTTCTTGCCCAAGCCAAGCCTGGTCCAGCCCAGTGAGAAAGTCAAGGAAACCTTGGTTATTATGAAGGATGTGAGTTCAAGCCTTCAGAACAGAG TGCAACCTCGTCCCTTAGTGAAGCTTCTGCCCAGAGAAGGAGTCCAGCAGAAACAGGAGACAGTGTCTCTGTGTTTTAAAGCTGACTCTGAG GAGCTGGTGGTCTTTGAGGATTTGAATGTATTTCACTCCCAAGAGGAATGTGTGAGCATGGATCCTGCTCAACAGCCCACATCAGAGAAGGACAGTGTTGGAGAGATGATGTTACTAA CCAATGACAGTCCTACAAGTGAAGATCTTCAGAAGGGAAATTGCCGAGAGAAGTCTTTGGATGGCGATGGAGTGGATTGTTCCTTGGTCTCTGAGCAACCTCCAGGTATCCAAGAAGAAAtactaaatacatccattccACAGCAAAGGAAAATGAGAAATCTTTTAGTTACCATTGAAAATGACACTCCACTAGAGGAGCTCTCGAAATTTGTGGACATCAATGTTATTGCACTTACTCGGAGTCGGAGAACAAGGAGATGGTACACTTGTCCACTGTGTGGGAAGCAGTTTAATGAAAGCTCTTACCTTATTTCCCACCAgaggactcacactggagagaaaccctatgACTGTAGCCACTGTGGGAAAAGCTTCAATCATAAAACAAACCTCAATAAACATGAGCGAATCCACACAGGAGAGAAGCCTTATTCCTGTTCTCAGTGTGGGAAAAATTTTCGCCAGAATTCTCATCGGAGTCGCCATGAAGGAATCCATGTAAGGGAGAAGGTATTTAAGTGTCCAGAATGTGGGAAAACCTTCCCAAAAAACGAAGAATTTGTGTTTCACCTGCAGAGTCATGAGACTGAGAGGCCGTATGGTTGCAAAAAATGTGGGAGAAGATTTGGTCGGCTGTCAAACTGTACCCGGCATGAGAGGACCCACTCTGCATGTAAGATCCGAAAGCAGAAATGA